A genomic stretch from Desulfolutivibrio sulfodismutans DSM 3696 includes:
- a CDS encoding diguanylate cyclase domain-containing protein produces MPNSEAQAPDLTDISILYVEDDPVSVALVRAAIADRVGALHVAENGRDGLMAFVRFHPDVVVTDVRMPKMDGIAMATAMREMRPDTPIIVTTSLDDPELLRKAIRVGIGSYLLKPINPQELLDVLGRLSETARHRLEFDKQKRLNELLLDSLPNPAMLVDRERGLIQSANGFAHRLGLLPGASMADTPFGQLFSRAVHDARLDDFHSGTHVDFPGIDAYDRLWDVNIDLITESLVLFFAVDITERHRIKEELQREKAFIAAILENSHDGIAVVDAKGRVKFVSPGMHRLFGFTLPEMIPLPAWAGTVILDEAERALFLDLWQGAPGGDDGDHIFSILHKTGERRFCRLQISRMPGGDLVINGQDVTGIMLAEERIRHMALHDSLTGLPNRQLLQDRLQTALSSGKRRGTATAVLYIDLDRFKDINDAHGHDAGDEALRHTAGLLSRCLREADTVARMGGDEFVVVLPDLAQRQDAEEVARRILETLSRPLTIDGHSHVLGASIGIGLHPQDGIFPDEILRKADRAMYETKKAGGMGFRFFTEQA; encoded by the coding sequence ATGCCCAATTCTGAAGCCCAGGCCCCGGATCTCACGGACATCTCCATTTTGTACGTCGAGGATGATCCCGTGTCCGTGGCCTTGGTCCGCGCCGCCATCGCCGACAGGGTGGGGGCCCTGCATGTGGCGGAAAACGGGCGTGACGGGCTGATGGCCTTCGTGCGCTTCCACCCCGACGTGGTGGTCACCGACGTGCGCATGCCCAAGATGGACGGCATCGCCATGGCCACGGCCATGCGCGAAATGCGTCCGGACACGCCCATCATCGTCACCACCTCCCTGGACGACCCGGAGCTTTTACGCAAGGCCATCCGCGTCGGCATCGGCAGCTACCTGCTCAAGCCCATCAATCCGCAAGAACTGCTGGACGTGCTGGGGCGCCTCTCCGAAACGGCCCGCCATCGCCTGGAATTCGACAAGCAGAAACGCTTAAACGAACTGCTCCTGGACAGCCTGCCCAACCCGGCCATGCTCGTGGACCGTGAACGCGGCCTGATCCAGTCGGCCAACGGATTCGCCCATCGCCTGGGCCTTCTCCCGGGCGCATCCATGGCCGACACCCCCTTTGGACAGCTCTTTTCCCGGGCCGTGCATGACGCCCGCCTGGACGACTTCCACTCCGGAACCCATGTGGATTTTCCCGGCATCGACGCCTACGACCGCCTGTGGGACGTCAACATCGACCTCATCACCGAATCCCTGGTGCTGTTTTTCGCCGTGGACATCACCGAGCGGCACCGCATCAAGGAAGAACTCCAGCGGGAAAAGGCCTTCATCGCCGCCATCCTGGAAAATTCCCACGACGGCATCGCCGTGGTCGACGCGAAAGGCCGCGTCAAATTCGTCAGCCCCGGCATGCACCGCCTTTTCGGATTCACCCTGCCGGAAATGATTCCGCTTCCGGCCTGGGCCGGGACGGTCATCCTCGACGAAGCCGAGCGCGCGCTTTTCCTCGACCTGTGGCAGGGAGCGCCGGGTGGCGACGACGGCGACCACATTTTTTCCATCCTGCACAAGACCGGGGAGCGCCGCTTCTGCCGCCTCCAGATCTCCCGCATGCCGGGGGGCGACCTCGTCATCAATGGCCAGGACGTCACCGGCATCATGTTGGCCGAAGAGCGCATCCGCCATATGGCCCTGCACGATTCCCTGACCGGCCTGCCCAACCGCCAGCTTCTCCAGGACCGGCTCCAGACCGCCCTGTCCTCGGGGAAACGCCGGGGGACGGCCACGGCGGTCCTGTACATCGACCTGGACCGCTTCAAGGACATAAACGACGCACACGGCCACGACGCCGGGGACGAGGCCCTGCGGCACACGGCCGGGTTGCTTTCCCGATGCCTGCGCGAGGCTGACACCGTAGCCCGCATGGGCGGGGACGAATTCGTGGTGGTTTTGCCCGACCTGGCCCAGAGGCAGGACGCGGAGGAGGTGGCTAGGCGCATCCTCGAAACCCTGTCCCGCCCGCTGACCATTGACGGCCACAGCCATGTGCTGGGGGCCAGCATCGGCATCGGCCTGCACCCGCAGGACGGCATCTTTCCGGACGAGATTTTACGAAAGGCCGACCGGGCCATGTACGAGACCAAAAAGGCCGGCGGCATGGGTTTCCGTTTCTTTACGGAGCAGGCGTAG
- a CDS encoding EAL and HDOD domain-containing protein, whose protein sequence is MKTHPNPVDGATTCASPEDHPYAAALVARQPVFDKSKKVRGYELLFRDTLDSACASFEDHCLATMKVIADAYVCLGPDMAAAPKIMVNFSRAGILSQLPYALPPGRTVVEFGECFLPDKDLLAAIHKLKSDGYQMCLDGFRETGGCEPLLALADIIKVDVLDQPPGEVADILDLVGKNGPILLAKRVETAGLFDMARAMGFSWFQGFFFQRPELVPGRKLPSNQQSRLKLFRLIEREDMDVGKLAEIIQSDVSISYRLLALLNSAAFGLPQKVDSIERAIIMLGWKPLRNWLRVVIFTDLAPRGKTRELSFASVLRGRFMELLAEEHFSRVSSSGLFLLGLFSLLDAMLDLPMAEIVTSLPIDEELKEALCGEHNVYSEWLELADCFETADWKHLDVFVEALGLDPALVAKCYHEALTWTNSFFLNTL, encoded by the coding sequence ATGAAGACACACCCGAACCCCGTGGACGGGGCCACCACCTGCGCTTCACCCGAGGACCATCCCTACGCGGCTGCGCTGGTGGCCAGGCAGCCTGTTTTCGACAAGTCCAAAAAGGTTCGCGGCTACGAATTGCTCTTCCGGGACACCCTGGACTCGGCCTGCGCCAGCTTTGAAGATCATTGCCTGGCCACCATGAAGGTCATCGCCGACGCCTACGTCTGTCTCGGGCCGGATATGGCGGCAGCGCCAAAAATCATGGTCAATTTCAGCCGGGCGGGCATCCTGAGCCAACTCCCCTACGCCCTGCCGCCGGGGCGCACGGTGGTCGAATTCGGGGAGTGTTTCCTGCCGGACAAGGATCTTTTGGCCGCCATCCACAAGCTCAAATCCGACGGCTACCAGATGTGCCTGGACGGATTCCGGGAAACCGGCGGCTGCGAGCCGCTTTTGGCCCTGGCCGACATCATCAAGGTGGACGTGCTGGACCAACCCCCGGGCGAGGTGGCGGACATCCTCGACCTGGTGGGCAAAAACGGTCCCATCCTTCTGGCCAAGCGGGTGGAGACGGCCGGGCTTTTCGATATGGCCCGGGCCATGGGTTTTTCGTGGTTCCAGGGTTTTTTCTTCCAACGCCCTGAGCTGGTGCCCGGCCGCAAACTTCCGTCCAACCAGCAATCCCGGCTCAAGCTTTTCCGGCTCATCGAGCGCGAGGACATGGATGTCGGCAAGCTGGCCGAGATCATCCAGTCCGACGTCTCCATCAGTTACCGGCTCCTGGCCCTGCTCAACTCGGCGGCCTTCGGGCTGCCCCAGAAAGTGGATTCCATCGAGCGGGCCATTATCATGCTCGGCTGGAAACCCCTGCGCAACTGGCTGCGGGTGGTCATCTTCACCGATCTGGCCCCCCGGGGAAAGACCCGGGAACTCTCGTTCGCCTCGGTTTTGCGCGGGCGCTTCATGGAGCTTTTAGCCGAGGAGCATTTCTCCCGGGTATCGTCCTCCGGCCTGTTCCTGCTGGGGCTTTTTTCCCTGCTCGACGCCATGCTCGACCTCCCCATGGCCGAGATCGTGACTTCCCTGCCCATTGACGAGGAGCTCAAGGAGGCCCTGTGCGGCGAGCACAATGTCTATTCCGAGTGGCTCGAACTGGCCGACTGCTTCGAAACGGCGGATTGGAAACACCTGGACGTCTTCGTGGAGGCCCTCGGACTCGATCCGGCCCTGGTGGCGAAATGCTACCATGAGGCCCTGACCTGGACCAATTCCTTTTTCCTGAACACTCTCTGA
- a CDS encoding tetratricopeptide repeat protein, with the protein MKKAIAGLAVVFVLAMAASGHAWEKPPFGNVDKNKDGGVIFEEIVIFNPKLTMEVFAIIDVNKDGKVDAAEYAIMGTARGGKAAGKGKWWKCSDAVGMELYFKGSSALYAGKNQEAAALLSEAIAKGNLCVDYLSYAYYNRGIAYMRLGDEANAKKSLDKARALNINDVVPPNDFGLSGTPRRGGK; encoded by the coding sequence ATGAAAAAGGCGATTGCTGGTCTTGCCGTTGTCTTCGTGCTGGCCATGGCGGCTTCGGGGCATGCATGGGAGAAACCCCCGTTTGGAAATGTGGACAAAAACAAGGATGGAGGCGTCATTTTTGAGGAAATAGTGATATTCAACCCCAAACTGACCATGGAAGTCTTCGCCATCATTGACGTGAACAAGGACGGCAAGGTGGACGCCGCCGAATATGCGATCATGGGGACGGCCCGCGGGGGCAAGGCTGCGGGAAAGGGCAAGTGGTGGAAGTGCTCCGACGCCGTGGGCATGGAACTGTATTTCAAGGGCTCAAGCGCCCTCTATGCCGGGAAGAATCAGGAGGCCGCAGCCCTTTTGAGCGAGGCCATCGCCAAGGGAAACCTGTGCGTGGATTATTTGAGCTATGCCTACTACAACCGGGGCATCGCCTACATGCGGCTGGGCGATGAGGCCAACGCCAAAAAGAGCCTGGACAAGGCCCGGGCGCTCAACATCAACGACGTGGTGCCGCCAAACGATTTCGGTCTGTCCGGAACCCCCCGGCGCGGCGGGAAGTAG
- a CDS encoding c-type cytochrome, which produces MTGKCGACIVAAILGLSLAGAALAGDAAKGEALAKGCSCHKKGDLNGRPEADLLAKMQAYKAGQGPNKAMVTIMQKVADADLPDLAAYYAGLEAVKK; this is translated from the coding sequence ATGACCGGAAAATGTGGCGCATGCATCGTTGCCGCGATCCTGGGCCTGTCCCTGGCGGGCGCGGCGTTGGCGGGGGATGCGGCCAAGGGCGAGGCCCTGGCCAAGGGGTGTTCGTGCCATAAGAAAGGGGATCTAAACGGCAGGCCCGAGGCCGATCTGCTGGCCAAGATGCAGGCTTACAAGGCCGGGCAGGGGCCGAACAAGGCCATGGTCACCATCATGCAAAAGGTTGCGGACGCTGATCTGCCGGATCTGGCCGCCTATTATGCCGGTCTGGAGGCCGTGAAGAAGTAG
- a CDS encoding tetratricopeptide repeat protein, whose amino-acid sequence MAAKGAKAIREDAARALALKRRGESARALRAAAEALRGADGNRTVVGRERIELEYRLRELVEAMAGAPEVAALDAAGRVAYKKGLEGKLAVFFDSVAGKAEAQREAAVLAARQAAQDEAESLMRQAGKAVAEGEYPAARRLLNALCERHPDRPGVWRDAGMLLAKAGFPMDALPFFDKGLEADRRDGPTYIAAADACREAGEPGTAEKYLKAAVKYIGGTPTAYLAMARLFVAGRKWDKAHDAVQSLLSLEPGHPEAAGLLAEIMPRVGMDGGAARRTGKPIVIDFPKF is encoded by the coding sequence ATGGCTGCAAAAGGGGCCAAGGCCATCAGGGAAGACGCCGCCAGGGCCTTGGCCCTGAAACGCCGGGGCGAGAGCGCCCGGGCGCTGCGGGCTGCGGCCGAGGCCCTGCGTGGCGCGGACGGGAACCGGACGGTGGTGGGCCGGGAACGCATCGAGCTGGAATACCGGCTGCGGGAGCTGGTGGAGGCCATGGCCGGGGCGCCCGAGGTGGCGGCCCTGGATGCCGCAGGCCGGGTGGCCTATAAAAAAGGCCTGGAAGGAAAACTGGCGGTTTTTTTCGACTCAGTGGCCGGGAAGGCCGAGGCCCAGCGGGAGGCCGCCGTGCTGGCCGCCCGGCAGGCGGCCCAGGACGAGGCCGAGAGCCTGATGCGCCAGGCCGGGAAGGCCGTGGCCGAGGGGGAATATCCGGCCGCCAGGCGGTTGCTCAACGCCCTGTGCGAACGCCATCCCGATCGCCCCGGGGTGTGGCGCGATGCCGGGATGCTCTTGGCGAAGGCCGGATTTCCCATGGATGCCCTGCCCTTTTTCGACAAGGGCCTGGAGGCTGACCGGCGGGACGGCCCAACCTACATCGCGGCCGCCGACGCCTGCCGGGAGGCCGGGGAGCCGGGCACGGCGGAGAAATATCTCAAGGCGGCCGTCAAGTATATCGGCGGCACGCCCACCGCCTATCTGGCCATGGCCCGGCTGTTTGTGGCCGGGCGCAAGTGGGACAAGGCCCACGACGCCGTGCAGTCGCTTCTGTCCCTCGAACCCGGCCATCCCGAGGCGGCCGGGCTCCTGGCCGAGATCATGCCCCGGGTGGGAATGGACGGGGGGGCGGCCAGGCGAACGGGCAAGCCCATCGTCATCGATTTTCCGAAATTTTGA
- a CDS encoding DUF721 domain-containing protein, with product MKKAAELLAVFLGRPEARRACRVVDLYQAWPEVVGAELAGHARPLGHREGTLRLGVDDPVVMQEMTFAVPELLARVNAWLGQNAFDKIQFDLIGGRVSLDAPQEARPIFHVPQAVRPANLGGLLGKLDPATPVGRCYEKYVRFFQAPARRAGRRKKATNTDLEAKRI from the coding sequence ATGAAGAAGGCGGCCGAACTTCTGGCGGTCTTTCTGGGACGCCCCGAGGCCCGGCGGGCCTGCCGGGTGGTGGATCTGTATCAGGCCTGGCCCGAGGTGGTGGGCGCGGAACTGGCCGGACACGCCAGGCCCCTGGGGCATCGCGAGGGCACGTTGCGCCTTGGGGTGGACGATCCGGTGGTCATGCAGGAGATGACCTTCGCCGTTCCCGAGTTGCTTGCCCGGGTGAATGCCTGGCTTGGGCAAAACGCTTTTGACAAGATACAGTTCGACCTGATAGGAGGTCGAGTTTCCCTGGACGCGCCGCAGGAGGCGCGTCCGATTTTTCATGTCCCGCAGGCCGTTCGGCCGGCGAACCTGGGCGGATTGCTCGGCAAGCTGGATCCGGCCACGCCTGTCGGGCGGTGTTACGAAAAATACGTGCGCTTTTTTCAAGCGCCCGCGCGTCGCGCGGGCCGCCGCAAGAAGGCGACGAATACGGACCTGGAGGCGAAAAGGATATGA
- a CDS encoding valine--tRNA ligase yields MATEALPSGYEPAEVESRWIDYWREHKTFTPDPDGPGDPYCIVIPPPNVTGALHMGHALDITLQDILCRFHRQLGRKVLWVPGTDHAGIATQNVVERALAAEGKTREDLGREKFIERVWEWRAQYGGRIVNQIKRLGASVDWTRERFTMDEGLSRAVREVFVRLFEEGLIYRGDYIINWCPRCQTALADLEVEFAPHASKIYHIRYPVQGTDRFVTVATTRPETMLGDTAVAVHPEDERYTDLIGKSVVLPLVGRVIPVIADAYVEREFGTGCLKVTPAHDMNDFELGRKHGLACISVMDGSGTINDEAPQAYRGLDRLACRQAVLDDLSALGLLEAVKDYEHNVGECYRCKTVIEPFVSKQWFVRAAPLAAVARKAVEDGRTNIYPEQWTKTYYDWLDNIRDWCISRQIWWGHRIPAWTCEDCGELIVARTDPESCPKCAGSRLVRDEDVLDTWFSSALWPFSTLGWPDDTPEVRAFYPTSVLVTGFDILFFWVARMMMMGLHFRDDVPFREVYIHALVRDAEGKKMSKSTGNVIDPLVMVDRYGTDALRFTLTSFAAMGRDIKLSEERIQGYRNFVNKLWNAARFSLMNLGEDIPDVDLAVAAKAGPAHAWILDRLESVKESVSGALSGYRFNEATQELYGFLWHEFCDWYLEMVKVDMASGDEARIAAAKRTLWTALSELLTLLHPIMPFVTQEIWSRLPGVSQPDLALMPFPAARPHLRTEKAAAAMELLRQVVVGVRNIRAELGISPAVKLTAMVKTTTEAETDSLAACEELIRFLARLDRLEVGGEVVAPKASAAAAAGSCALFVPLAGAVDFTSELARLAKEEAKVAKELDMVEKKLHNESFTSRAPAEVVEKEREKSRAAHEKLDRLRELTVRIQGLMEA; encoded by the coding sequence ATGGCCACCGAGGCGCTGCCAAGCGGGTATGAACCGGCCGAGGTCGAATCCAGATGGATCGACTACTGGCGGGAGCACAAGACCTTCACCCCGGACCCGGACGGCCCCGGGGATCCCTACTGCATCGTCATCCCGCCGCCCAACGTCACCGGGGCCCTGCACATGGGCCACGCCCTGGACATCACCCTGCAGGACATCCTGTGCCGCTTCCATCGCCAGCTCGGGCGCAAGGTCTTGTGGGTGCCCGGCACGGACCATGCGGGCATCGCCACCCAGAACGTGGTGGAACGCGCCCTGGCCGCCGAGGGCAAGACCCGCGAGGATCTGGGACGGGAGAAGTTTATTGAGCGCGTCTGGGAATGGCGGGCCCAGTACGGCGGCCGCATCGTCAACCAGATCAAGCGCCTGGGGGCCTCGGTGGACTGGACCCGGGAGCGCTTCACCATGGACGAGGGCCTGTCCCGGGCCGTGCGCGAGGTGTTCGTGCGGCTTTTCGAGGAAGGCCTGATCTATCGGGGCGACTACATCATCAACTGGTGTCCGCGCTGCCAGACGGCCCTGGCCGACCTGGAGGTGGAGTTCGCGCCCCATGCCTCCAAAATCTACCACATCCGCTATCCCGTGCAGGGCACGGATCGTTTCGTCACCGTGGCCACCACCCGGCCCGAGACCATGCTCGGGGACACGGCCGTGGCCGTGCATCCCGAGGACGAACGCTACACGGACCTGATCGGCAAATCCGTGGTCCTGCCCCTGGTCGGGCGGGTCATCCCGGTCATCGCCGACGCCTATGTGGAGCGGGAGTTCGGCACGGGCTGCCTCAAGGTCACCCCGGCCCACGACATGAACGACTTCGAGCTGGGCCGGAAGCACGGCCTGGCCTGCATCTCGGTCATGGACGGTTCCGGAACCATCAACGACGAGGCCCCGCAGGCATATCGCGGCCTGGACAGGCTGGCCTGCCGCCAGGCCGTCCTGGACGATCTTTCGGCCCTGGGGCTGCTCGAGGCGGTCAAGGACTACGAGCACAACGTGGGCGAGTGCTACCGCTGCAAGACGGTCATCGAGCCCTTCGTGTCCAAGCAGTGGTTCGTGCGCGCCGCCCCCCTGGCCGCCGTGGCCCGCAAGGCCGTGGAAGACGGCCGCACGAACATCTATCCCGAGCAGTGGACCAAGACCTATTACGACTGGCTGGACAACATCCGCGACTGGTGCATCTCCCGCCAGATATGGTGGGGGCACCGCATCCCGGCCTGGACCTGCGAGGACTGCGGGGAGCTCATCGTGGCCCGCACGGACCCCGAGTCCTGTCCCAAATGCGCCGGGTCGCGCCTTGTCCGGGACGAGGACGTGCTGGACACCTGGTTCTCCTCGGCCCTGTGGCCGTTTTCCACCCTGGGCTGGCCCGACGACACCCCCGAGGTGCGCGCCTTTTATCCCACATCGGTCCTGGTCACGGGCTTCGACATCCTGTTTTTCTGGGTGGCCCGGATGATGATGATGGGCCTGCATTTCCGGGACGACGTGCCCTTCCGGGAGGTCTACATCCACGCCCTGGTGCGCGACGCCGAGGGCAAGAAGATGAGCAAGTCCACGGGCAACGTCATCGACCCCCTGGTCATGGTGGACCGTTACGGCACGGACGCCCTGCGTTTCACCCTGACCTCGTTTGCGGCCATGGGCCGGGACATCAAGCTGTCCGAGGAGCGTATCCAGGGTTACCGCAACTTCGTGAACAAGCTGTGGAACGCGGCCCGGTTCTCCCTCATGAACCTGGGCGAGGACATCCCGGACGTGGATCTGGCCGTGGCGGCAAAGGCAGGTCCGGCCCACGCCTGGATTTTGGATCGCCTGGAGTCGGTGAAGGAATCCGTGTCCGGGGCTTTGTCCGGCTACCGGTTCAACGAGGCCACCCAGGAATTGTACGGCTTTTTGTGGCACGAGTTCTGCGACTGGTACCTGGAGATGGTCAAGGTGGACATGGCGTCCGGGGACGAAGCCCGCATCGCCGCCGCCAAGCGGACGCTGTGGACGGCCCTTTCCGAGCTGTTGACGCTTCTGCACCCCATCATGCCCTTCGTGACCCAGGAGATCTGGAGCCGGTTGCCGGGGGTTTCACAGCCTGATCTGGCGCTTATGCCCTTCCCGGCCGCCCGGCCGCACCTGCGGACGGAAAAGGCCGCCGCCGCCATGGAGCTTTTGCGCCAGGTGGTGGTCGGTGTGCGCAACATCCGGGCCGAACTGGGCATCTCCCCGGCCGTCAAGCTCACCGCCATGGTCAAGACCACCACCGAGGCCGAGACCGACAGTCTGGCCGCGTGCGAGGAATTGATCCGTTTCCTGGCTCGCCTGGACCGTCTGGAGGTCGGAGGCGAGGTGGTTGCGCCCAAGGCCTCGGCAGCGGCGGCGGCCGGAAGCTGCGCCCTGTTCGTGCCCCTGGCCGGGGCCGTGGATTTCACCTCGGAACTGGCCAGACTGGCTAAGGAAGAGGCCAAGGTGGCCAAGGAACTGGATATGGTCGAGAAAAAGCTGCACAACGAGAGCTTCACCTCCCGGGCCCCGGCCGAGGTGGTGGAGAAGGAGCGGGAGAAGTCCCGGGCCGCCCACGAGAAGCTGGACCGCTTGCGCGAACTGACCGTGCGCATCCAGGGGCTCATGGAGGCCTAA
- a CDS encoding HD domain-containing phosphohydrolase encodes MPQKRQTARSPKTVSRILELFSSLRELTSLDAILERILSEARELSGAEAGTVFLREGDRLGFSYVQNDRLSGVENLTERVYQSASLPIDGSSIAGYAALTGQTVTIEDAWAIPEGAPYHFNIDFDKRSGYRTRSILSLPVVNSRGKVVAVMQLINAAGPHGRPGPFTPEAADYAALLTHHAAAAIETGLMTREMVLRMVRMAELRDPSETGPHAQRVGAYAAEIYHALALARGAGSGVLKRTKDLLSVAAMLHDVGKVGIPDGILQKPGPLTPGERAIMCRHTWHGAALFRDPASELDVMAADIAAHHHQRFDGAGYPACKGPLLPQEYLDQPDQPDGSLAPLAGQDIPLAARIVGLADVYDALISRRVYKQAWPDDQARAHIARESGGHFDPEVVRAFFSLGGVVTAIRERFPDP; translated from the coding sequence GTGCCCCAGAAACGACAGACCGCGCGATCCCCAAAGACCGTGTCCCGCATCCTGGAGCTGTTCAGCTCCCTGCGGGAACTCACCAGCCTGGACGCCATTCTGGAGCGCATCCTGTCCGAGGCCAGGGAACTGTCCGGGGCCGAGGCCGGGACGGTCTTTCTGCGGGAGGGGGACCGACTGGGCTTCAGTTATGTGCAAAACGACCGCCTGTCCGGGGTGGAAAACCTGACCGAGCGCGTGTACCAAAGCGCCTCCCTGCCCATCGACGGTTCCTCCATCGCCGGATACGCGGCCCTCACCGGCCAGACCGTGACCATCGAAGACGCCTGGGCCATCCCGGAGGGCGCGCCCTACCATTTCAACATCGACTTCGACAAACGCTCGGGCTACCGCACCCGCTCCATCCTGTCCCTGCCGGTGGTCAACTCCCGGGGGAAGGTGGTGGCCGTGATGCAGCTCATCAACGCCGCCGGGCCGCACGGCAGACCCGGGCCGTTCACCCCGGAGGCGGCCGACTACGCGGCCCTTTTGACGCATCACGCCGCGGCGGCCATCGAGACCGGGCTCATGACCCGGGAGATGGTGCTGCGCATGGTGCGCATGGCCGAACTGCGCGACCCCTCCGAGACGGGACCCCATGCCCAGCGGGTGGGGGCCTACGCGGCGGAGATCTATCATGCCCTGGCCCTGGCCCGGGGGGCGGGTTCGGGGGTGTTGAAGCGGACCAAGGATCTTTTGTCCGTGGCGGCCATGCTGCACGACGTGGGCAAGGTGGGGATTCCCGACGGCATCCTGCAAAAGCCCGGCCCCCTGACGCCCGGGGAACGGGCCATCATGTGCCGCCATACCTGGCACGGGGCGGCCCTTTTCCGCGATCCGGCCTCGGAACTGGACGTCATGGCCGCAGACATCGCCGCCCACCACCACCAGCGTTTCGACGGCGCGGGATATCCGGCCTGCAAAGGCCCCCTGCTTCCGCAGGAATACCTCGACCAACCGGACCAGCCCGACGGCAGCCTGGCCCCCCTGGCCGGGCAGGACATCCCCCTGGCGGCGCGTATCGTGGGCCTGGCCGACGTCTACGACGCCCTGATCTCCCGGCGGGTCTACAAGCAGGCCTGGCCCGACGATCAAGCCAGGGCCCACATCGCCCGGGAATCCGGCGGACACTTCGATCCCGAGGTGGTGCGGGCCTTTTTTTCCCTCGGCGGGGTGGTCACGGCCATCCGGGAACGCTTTCCCGACCCCTGA
- a CDS encoding GDSL-type esterase/lipase family protein, with product MSCFKDVVNKGAVSNNTSKILSSLQSILSLHPDKIFILEGINEIHSDLSVILDRYGKIVERINKESPQTMVFVQSVLPVVNRKDLSNDKIMEFNKGLEALCGRFQNCIYVDLHSHFLSGGTLNKELTSDGVHLKPGGYRLWQSLIEYYVTEQNDRIVKPDTLARLAPGDVPRPN from the coding sequence ATGAGCTGCTTCAAGGATGTCGTCAACAAAGGCGCTGTCAGCAACAACACCTCGAAGATTCTCTCCTCTTTGCAGTCCATCCTCAGTTTGCATCCCGACAAGATTTTCATTTTAGAGGGCATCAACGAGATTCACAGCGATCTGTCCGTTATCCTGGATCGTTACGGGAAAATCGTGGAGCGCATCAACAAAGAGTCCCCGCAGACCATGGTTTTTGTGCAAAGTGTTCTTCCCGTGGTGAACCGCAAGGATTTGAGCAACGACAAGATCATGGAGTTCAACAAGGGCCTGGAGGCCCTGTGCGGGCGTTTTCAGAACTGCATTTATGTCGATCTGCATTCGCATTTTCTGTCCGGCGGCACCCTCAACAAGGAATTGACCTCTGACGGAGTGCATCTCAAGCCTGGCGGATACCGCTTGTGGCAGTCGCTCATCGAATATTACGTGACCGAACAAAATGATCGCATCGTCAAACCCGACACCCTGGCCCGTTTGGCCCCGGGAGACGTGCCCCGCCCCAACTGA